From one Streptomyces sp. SCSIO 30461 genomic stretch:
- a CDS encoding SHOCT domain-containing protein: MDGTVYLAYDYPVLGAFWTVMWIFLWVLWLVILFRVILDIFRSHDMNGWIKALWLLFVLIIPFLGVLIYVIVRGDSMGRREIQHAQEQQEAFAAYVRQAAKGEGGGTTDELARLSELKAKGDLSDEEFQKAKQKLLG, encoded by the coding sequence ATGGACGGCACTGTCTACCTCGCGTACGACTACCCGGTGCTGGGCGCTTTCTGGACCGTGATGTGGATCTTCCTCTGGGTCCTGTGGTTGGTGATCCTCTTCCGGGTCATCCTGGACATATTCCGCTCGCACGACATGAACGGCTGGATCAAGGCCCTCTGGCTGCTTTTCGTACTGATCATCCCGTTCCTGGGCGTGCTGATCTACGTGATCGTGCGCGGCGACAGCATGGGCAGGCGTGAGATCCAGCACGCGCAGGAGCAGCAGGAGGCCTTCGCCGCATACGTCCGGCAAGCGGCGAAAGGCGAAGGCGGCGGTACCACGGACGAGCTGGCCAGGCTCTCCGAGCTGAAGGCCAAGGGCGACCTCTCCGACGAGGAGTTCCAGAAGGCCAAGCAGAAACTGCTGGGCTGA
- a CDS encoding alpha/beta fold hydrolase, translating to MTSYRQPGLVLTDRHFTVPLDHDAPSGEQIRLYGREVVSSARSGADLPWLLYLEGGPGFGARRFHGKQAWLGRAVQEFRVLLLDQRGTGLSTPANRQTLPSRGGPDAQADHLAHFRADSIVRDCEAVRRQLTGGARWTVLGQSFGGFCATHYLSTAPEGLRTVLITGGLPSLDARPDDVYRAAYPRIQRKVEAHYARYPQDIERARRVAAHLAEHRPVLPGGYVLTPEAFQSLGIQLGTSDGSHRLHFLLENAFIDGARGEELSDAFQEDVSAALSFAAHPLYAVLHEAIYAQGEVPTAWAAERVRAEFPQFDAAKTLTGDDPLLFTGESVHPWHFEVDPALRPLREAAELLATRGDWPALYDAERLAANEVPVAAAVFHDDMYVDTAGSLATARTIRGLRTWVTDEYEHDGVRTSGGRVLDRLLALVRDEA from the coding sequence TTGACCAGCTACCGGCAGCCCGGCCTCGTCCTCACGGACCGCCACTTCACCGTCCCGCTCGACCACGACGCCCCGTCCGGCGAGCAGATCCGGCTCTACGGGCGCGAGGTCGTGTCGAGCGCCAGATCCGGTGCCGATCTGCCCTGGCTGCTGTATCTGGAGGGCGGGCCCGGATTCGGGGCGCGGCGCTTCCACGGCAAGCAGGCATGGCTCGGTCGTGCCGTGCAGGAGTTCCGGGTGCTGCTGCTCGACCAGCGCGGCACGGGCCTGTCCACTCCCGCCAACCGCCAGACGCTGCCGTCCCGCGGTGGTCCCGATGCCCAGGCGGACCATCTCGCCCACTTCCGCGCCGACAGCATCGTCCGCGACTGCGAGGCGGTCCGGCGCCAGCTCACCGGCGGTGCCAGATGGACGGTGCTCGGGCAGAGCTTCGGCGGCTTCTGCGCCACCCACTACCTGTCGACCGCGCCCGAAGGACTGCGGACCGTCCTGATCACCGGGGGACTGCCCTCGCTGGACGCCCGCCCCGACGACGTCTACCGCGCCGCCTATCCGCGTATCCAGCGCAAGGTCGAAGCCCACTACGCCCGGTATCCGCAGGACATCGAACGCGCGCGCCGGGTCGCCGCGCATCTCGCCGAGCACCGGCCCGTGCTGCCCGGCGGATATGTGCTGACCCCCGAGGCGTTCCAGTCCCTCGGCATCCAGCTCGGCACATCCGACGGCAGCCACCGGCTGCACTTCCTGCTGGAGAACGCGTTCATCGACGGCGCGCGGGGCGAGGAGCTCTCGGACGCCTTCCAGGAGGACGTGTCAGCGGCGCTGTCCTTCGCAGCCCATCCGCTGTACGCGGTGCTCCACGAGGCGATCTACGCACAGGGCGAGGTGCCGACGGCGTGGGCGGCCGAGCGGGTCCGCGCCGAGTTCCCGCAGTTCGACGCAGCCAAGACCCTGACCGGGGACGACCCGCTGCTCTTCACGGGCGAGTCCGTGCATCCCTGGCACTTCGAGGTCGACCCGGCCCTGCGCCCGCTGCGCGAGGCCGCCGAACTGCTCGCCACGCGCGGAGACTGGCCCGCGCTGTACGACGCCGAGCGGCTCGCCGCGAACGAGGTGCCGGTCGCCGCCGCCGTCTTCCACGACGACATGTATGTCGACACGGCCGGTTCGCTGGCCACCGCGCGGACCATCCGCGGGCTGCGCACCTGGGTCACCGACGAGTACGAGCACGACGGCGTCCGCACCTCGGGCGGCCGGGTCCTCGACCGGCTGCTTGCGCTCGTCCGGGACGAGGCGTAG
- a CDS encoding PIG-L family deacetylase, whose protein sequence is MSQPQLEAMPDDWTRALAVVAHPDDLEYGCAAAVACWTDDGKEVAYLLASRGEAGIDTMAPAECAPLREREQRASAAVVGVSAVDFLEHRDGVIEYGTALRRDIAAAVRRHRPELVITLNHRDTWGPATGGAWNTPDHRAVGRATLDAAGDAGNRWIFPELLTEQGLEPWSGVRWVAIAGSATPTHAVAADAGLERAVRSLLEHRSYIEALTDEDPEGYCRSFQNGAVQALADRFGGRAAVGFELFGR, encoded by the coding sequence ATGAGCCAACCCCAGCTCGAAGCGATGCCGGACGACTGGACCCGGGCCCTGGCGGTCGTCGCCCATCCCGACGACCTCGAATACGGCTGCGCCGCGGCCGTCGCCTGCTGGACCGATGACGGCAAGGAGGTGGCTTACCTGCTGGCCAGCCGTGGCGAGGCGGGGATCGACACCATGGCGCCCGCCGAGTGCGCACCGCTGCGCGAGCGCGAGCAGCGGGCGAGTGCCGCGGTCGTGGGGGTGTCGGCGGTGGACTTCCTCGAACACCGCGACGGGGTGATCGAGTACGGCACGGCTCTGAGGCGCGACATCGCGGCGGCGGTCCGGCGCCACCGCCCCGAGCTCGTGATCACACTCAACCACCGGGACACCTGGGGCCCGGCGACCGGCGGCGCCTGGAACACTCCGGACCACCGTGCCGTGGGACGGGCCACTCTGGACGCGGCGGGTGACGCGGGCAACCGCTGGATCTTCCCCGAACTCCTCACCGAACAGGGCCTGGAGCCCTGGAGCGGCGTGCGCTGGGTCGCGATCGCCGGCTCCGCCACGCCCACCCACGCCGTGGCGGCGGACGCGGGGCTCGAACGTGCGGTCCGGTCGCTGCTGGAGCACCGCAGCTATATCGAGGCGCTCACGGACGAAGATCCCGAGGGCTACTGCCGCTCCTTCCAGAACGGCGCCGTCCAGGCGCTGGCGGACCGGTTCGGTGGCAGGGCGGCCGTGGGATTCGAGCTCTTCGGCCGCTGA